The Manis javanica isolate MJ-LG chromosome 4, MJ_LKY, whole genome shotgun sequence genome contains a region encoding:
- the GJB3 gene encoding gap junction beta-3 protein, translating to MDWKTLQALLSGVNKYSTAFGRIWLSVVFVFRVLVYVVAAERVWGDEQKDFDCNTRQPGCTNVCYDEFFPISNIRLWALQLIFVTCPSLLVILHVAYREERERRHRQKHGDQCAKLYDNAGKKHGGLWWTYLFSLIFKLLIEFLFLYLLHTLWHGFSMPRLVQCANVAPCPNVVDCYIARPTEKKVFTYFMVGASAVCIVLTICEICYLIFHRILRGLHRSRAPGHSSLPASTCRCHHKLVEPGELGLLSRHDKPHASAPNLTPI from the coding sequence ATGGACTGGAAGACGCTCCAGGCCCTACTGAGCGGCGTGAACAAGTACTCCACAGCATTTGGCCGCATCTGGCTGTCGGTGGTGTTTGTCTTCCGCGTGCTGGTGTACGTGGTGGCCGCGGAGCGCGTTTGGGGGGACGAGCAGAAGGACTTTGACTGCAACACAAGGCAGCCGGGCTGCACCAATGTCTGCTACGACGAGTTCTTCCCTATTTCCAACATCCGCCTCTGGGCCCTGCAGCTCATCTTCGTCACGTGCCCCTCGCTGCTGGTCATCCTGCACGTGGCCTACCGTGAGGAGCGTGAGCGGCGGCACCGCCAGAAGCACGGTGACCAGTGTGCCAAGCTGTATGATAACGCAGGCAAGAAGCACGGCGGCCTGTGGTGGACCTACCTGTTCAGCCTCATCTTCAAGCTCCTCATCGAATTCCTCTTCCTCTACCTGCTTCACACTCTCTGGCACGGCTTCAGCATGCCACGCCTGGTGCAGTGCGCCAACGTGGCACCCTGCCCCAACGTCGTGGACTGCTACATCGCCCGGCCCACCGAGAAGAAGGTCTTCACCTACTTCATGGTGGGTGCCTCCGCCGTCTGCATTGTGCTCACCATCTGTGAGATCTGCTACCTCATCTTCCACCGGATTCTGCGGGGCCTGCACAGGAGCAGGGCCCCAGGGCACagcagcctcccagcctccacctGCCGCTGCCACCACAAGCTGGTGGAGCCTGGGGAGCTGGGCCTGCTCTCCCGCCATGACAAGCCACATGCTTCAGCACCCAACCTGACCCCCATTTGA
- the GJB4 gene encoding LOW QUALITY PROTEIN: gap junction beta-4 protein (The sequence of the model RefSeq protein was modified relative to this genomic sequence to represent the inferred CDS: inserted 1 base in 1 codon) has product MNWASLQGLLTGVNKYSTALGHIWLSVVFIFRVLVHVVAAEKVWGNEQRDFICNTKQPGCPNVCYDEFFPXSHVRLWALQLILVTCPSLLVVMHVAYRQEREQRHRLKHGPNAPSLYDNPSKKRGGLWWTYLLSLIFKAAINSGFLYLFHHLYQGYDMPRVVACSQSPCPHTVDCYISRPTEKKVFTYFMVATSVLCILLSLSEATYLVGKKCLETLGPRCQQSQPQGHLPSAHPLYAFSRENHSQYGNSVLTKAGPATVDAGGYP; this is encoded by the exons ATGAACTGGGCGTCCCTGCAGGGCCTTCTAACTGGGGTCAACAAGTACTCCACAGCACTGGGCCACATCTGGCTGTCAGTGGTGTTCATTTTCCGCGTGCTGGTCCACGTGGTGGCAGCAGAGAAGGTGTGGGGCAATGAACAGAGGGACTTCATCTGCAACACCAAGCAGCCGGGCTGCCCCAACGTCTGCTATGATGAGTTCTTCC TGTCCCATGTGCGCCTCTGGGCTCTGCAGCTCATCCTGGTCACGTGCCCCTCACTGCTCGTGGTCATGCACGTGGCCTACCGCCAGGAGCGTGAGCAGCGGCACCGCCTGAAACATGGGCCCAATGCCCCGTCTCTGTATGACAACCCGAGCAAGAAGCGGGGTGGGCTCTGGTGGACGTACTTGCTGAGTCTCATCTTCAAGGCCGCCATCAACTCTGGCTTCCTCTACCTCTTCCACCATCTCTACCAGGGTTACGACATGCCCCGCGTGGTGGCCTGCTCCCAGTCACCCTGCCCCCACACCGTGGACTGCTACATCTCCCGGCCCACAGAGAAGAAGGTCTTCACCTACTTCATGGTGGCCACGTCTGTGCTCTGCATCCTGCTCAGCCTCAGTGAGGCCACCTACCTGGTGGGCAAGAAGTGCTTGGAGACCCTTGGCCCCAGGTGCCAGCAGTCTCAGCCCCAGGGTCACCTTCCCAGTGCACACCCACTGTATGCCTTCTCACGGGAAAATCACTCTCAGTATGGGAACTCAGTGCTCACGAAGGCTGGGCCGGCCACAGTGGATGCAGGTGGGTACCCATAA